From one Conyzicola nivalis genomic stretch:
- a CDS encoding Rossmann-like and DUF2520 domain-containing protein produces the protein MSGPSGRLGVGIIGAGRVGPVLGAALAGAGHAIVGISATSQDSIDRAEAMLPGVPILDIPALIERSELVILAVPSDQLEQLVAGLAAVGAWQPGQLVLHTAPGFGTTVLAPATAAGVIPLAVHPAMVFTGTSLDLVRLSESYAAVTSPTPVHPIGQALVVEMGAEPIIVAEADRAAYAEAIETATSFSASIVGQAVGILAGVGFDAPGRFLGPLVRSSVETALQGVTPPERFLE, from the coding sequence GTGAGCGGCCCGTCCGGACGCCTCGGCGTCGGCATCATCGGCGCCGGCCGGGTGGGTCCCGTGCTCGGGGCGGCCCTCGCCGGCGCCGGTCACGCCATCGTAGGCATCTCGGCGACGTCGCAAGACAGCATCGACCGCGCCGAGGCGATGCTGCCCGGCGTGCCGATCCTCGACATTCCCGCGCTCATCGAACGCAGCGAGCTCGTGATCCTCGCCGTGCCGAGCGACCAGCTCGAACAGCTCGTCGCGGGGCTCGCGGCGGTCGGGGCCTGGCAACCGGGGCAGCTCGTGCTGCACACCGCCCCCGGATTCGGCACCACGGTGCTCGCCCCCGCGACCGCGGCCGGCGTGATTCCCCTCGCGGTGCATCCGGCCATGGTCTTCACCGGAACCAGCCTCGACCTCGTGCGGCTCAGCGAGAGCTACGCGGCGGTCACGTCTCCCACACCCGTGCACCCGATCGGCCAGGCGCTCGTCGTCGAGATGGGTGCCGAGCCGATCATCGTCGCCGAGGCCGACCGCGCCGCCTACGCCGAGGCGATCGAGACGGCCACGAGCTTCTCCGCGTCGATCGTCGGCCAGGCGGTCGGCATCCTCGCGGGAGTCGGGTTCGACGCCCCGGGCCGGTTCCTCGGCCCGCTCGTCCGCTCGTCGGTGGAGACCGCGCTGCAGGGCGTGACCCCGCCCGAGCGCTTCCTCGAATAA
- the panC gene encoding pantoate--beta-alanine ligase, translating into MPVTVVETIAELRAALRGRTVALVPTMGALHDGHLALVARANELAETVVVSIFVNPLQFGPSEDLDKYPRTLADDLAKLEAAGVEFVFAPSVAEMYPGGSSETKVTAGQVGTLYEGRSRPGHFDGMLTVVAKLLGIVRPAFVLFGQKDAQQVFLVQRMVADLNVASSVEVVQTVREESGLALSSRNRYLDEREKRAALALSTALEAAQSSGDRGIDAVLAAAQSVLMDEHLVRLDYLSVVNPATFLPVDDDYRGKARVLVAARVGDTRLIDNELIHLGG; encoded by the coding sequence GTGCCCGTCACCGTCGTCGAGACGATCGCCGAACTCCGAGCCGCGCTGCGGGGCCGCACCGTAGCCCTCGTGCCCACGATGGGCGCACTGCACGACGGTCACCTCGCGCTCGTCGCCCGCGCGAACGAGCTCGCCGAGACCGTCGTCGTCTCCATCTTCGTCAACCCGCTGCAGTTCGGCCCGAGCGAAGACCTCGACAAGTACCCGCGCACCCTCGCCGACGACCTGGCGAAGCTCGAGGCCGCCGGCGTCGAGTTCGTCTTCGCGCCGAGCGTCGCCGAGATGTACCCGGGCGGGTCGAGCGAGACCAAGGTCACCGCCGGCCAGGTCGGCACCCTCTACGAGGGACGCTCGCGCCCCGGCCACTTCGACGGCATGCTCACCGTGGTGGCGAAGCTGCTCGGCATCGTGCGTCCCGCGTTCGTGCTCTTCGGCCAGAAAGACGCGCAGCAGGTGTTCCTCGTGCAGCGCATGGTCGCCGACCTCAACGTCGCCAGCTCGGTCGAGGTCGTGCAGACCGTGCGGGAGGAGAGCGGCCTCGCCCTTTCCAGCCGCAACCGCTACCTCGACGAGCGTGAGAAGCGTGCCGCCCTGGCGCTCTCTACCGCGCTCGAGGCGGCGCAGTCGAGCGGCGACCGCGGCATCGACGCCGTGCTCGCCGCTGCGCAGTCGGTGCTCATGGACGAGCACCTCGTCCGTCTCGACTACCTCAGCGTCGTGAACCCGGCCACGTTCCTGCCGGTCGACGACGACTACCGCGGCAAGGCGCGCGTGCTCGTCGCGGCGCGAGTGGGCGACACCCGCCTGATCGACAACGAGCTCATCCACCTCGGCGGCTGA
- the lysS gene encoding lysine--tRNA ligase yields MTEHAAEPTAPELSDEELSEQKQVRLAKRDRLLAEGEAYPVSVPITTTIAKVRERFANLETDATTGEIVGLAGRVVHSRNTGKLCFASLQAGDGQRIQAMVSLGEVGEESLQRWKDLVDLGDHVFVSGEVISSRRGELSVMVKDWQIAAKAILPLPNLHSELSDEARVRSRYLDLIVREQARFVVQARAKVNASLRDTFAKHDYLEVETPMLQTMHGGASARPFVTHSNAFDTELFLRIAPELFLKRAVVGGIDRVFEINRNFRNEGADSTHSPEFAMLEAYQAYGDYNQIADLTQEMIQNAAVAVSGSMTVQWADGTAFDLGGDWDRISMYESLSEASGISITPETPLAELTALAEKEGVEVHLANHGKYVEELWEHFVKDSLVRPTFVMDFPVETSPLVRAHRSKAGVVEKWDLYIRGFELATGYSELVDPVVQRERFVEQALLASKGDLEAMRLDEEFLRALEHGMPPSGGMGMGIDRLLMAITGLGIRETILFPLVK; encoded by the coding sequence TTGACCGAGCACGCCGCCGAACCCACCGCCCCTGAGCTCTCCGACGAAGAGCTGAGCGAGCAGAAGCAGGTCAGGCTCGCCAAGCGCGACCGGCTGCTGGCCGAGGGTGAGGCCTACCCGGTCTCCGTGCCGATCACCACGACGATCGCGAAGGTGCGCGAGCGTTTCGCCAACCTCGAGACGGATGCCACGACGGGCGAGATCGTCGGACTCGCCGGCCGGGTCGTGCACTCGCGCAACACCGGCAAGCTGTGCTTCGCGAGCCTGCAGGCCGGCGACGGGCAGCGCATCCAGGCCATGGTGAGCCTCGGCGAAGTGGGCGAGGAGTCCCTGCAGCGCTGGAAGGACCTCGTCGACCTCGGCGACCACGTCTTCGTCTCGGGCGAGGTCATCTCGAGCCGCCGCGGCGAGCTGTCGGTCATGGTCAAGGACTGGCAGATCGCGGCCAAGGCGATCTTGCCGCTGCCCAACCTGCACTCGGAGCTCAGCGACGAGGCCCGCGTGCGCAGCCGCTACCTCGACCTCATCGTGCGCGAGCAGGCCCGTTTCGTCGTTCAGGCCCGCGCCAAGGTCAACGCCAGCCTGCGCGACACCTTCGCCAAGCACGATTACCTCGAGGTCGAGACCCCCATGCTGCAGACGATGCACGGCGGTGCATCCGCCCGCCCCTTCGTCACGCACTCCAACGCCTTCGACACCGAGCTGTTCCTGCGCATCGCGCCCGAACTCTTCCTCAAGCGCGCCGTCGTCGGCGGCATCGACCGCGTCTTCGAGATCAACCGCAACTTCCGCAACGAGGGTGCCGACTCCACGCACTCGCCCGAGTTCGCGATGCTCGAGGCCTACCAGGCGTATGGCGACTACAACCAGATCGCAGACTTGACGCAGGAGATGATCCAGAATGCGGCCGTCGCCGTGAGCGGGTCGATGACGGTGCAGTGGGCGGATGGCACGGCTTTCGATCTCGGAGGCGACTGGGATCGCATCTCGATGTACGAGTCCCTTTCCGAGGCATCCGGCATTTCGATAACGCCCGAGACCCCGCTCGCCGAGCTCACGGCGCTCGCCGAGAAGGAGGGCGTCGAGGTGCACCTCGCGAATCACGGCAAGTACGTCGAGGAGCTGTGGGAGCACTTCGTCAAGGACTCGCTCGTGCGCCCGACGTTCGTGATGGATTTCCCCGTCGAGACCAGCCCGCTCGTGCGCGCGCACCGCAGCAAGGCGGGCGTCGTCGAGAAGTGGGACCTCTACATCCGCGGCTTCGAGCTGGCGACCGGCTACTCCGAGCTCGTCGACCCGGTCGTGCAGCGTGAGCGTTTCGTCGAGCAGGCGCTGCTCGCGAGCAAGGGCGACCTCGAGGCCATGCGCCTCGACGAGGAGTTCCTGCGCGCCCTCGAGCACGGCATGCCGCCGTCGGGCGGAATGGGCATGGGCATCGACCGCCTGCTCATGGCGATCACGGGTCTCGGAATCCGTGAGACGATCCTCTTCCCGCTCGTCAAGTAA